The DNA segment CCGGTGCTCTAGCCGTTAGAGCTACTGGCCTGAACAATAACAAAAAACCCCTGTCTGAATACTCAGAACACTGAACAGGGGCTACTTGCTTTCCTTGTGCAACGTATGCGTTTGACAAAAACGGCAGTATTTCTTTACCTGCAACTTTTCGGGATTTTGTTTTTTATTTCTTGTCGTGGTATAATTACGCCTTTTACAATCACCACAAGTCAGTATAATCAAGTCTCGCATAATACCACCATCAGCTCGGTCAAACGTTATTCAATAATCTCGCTGACGACCCCGGCACCAACAGTCCGGCCGCCTTCACGGATCGCAAAACGCAGCCCATCCTCCATGGCA comes from the Candidatus Anaeroferrophillus wilburensis genome and includes:
- the rpmG gene encoding 50S ribosomal protein L33 encodes the protein MMRDLIILTCGDCKRRNYTTTRNKKQNPEKLQVKKYCRFCQTHTLHKESK